A stretch of the Procambarus clarkii isolate CNS0578487 chromosome 47, FALCON_Pclarkii_2.0, whole genome shotgun sequence genome encodes the following:
- the LOC138350782 gene encoding uncharacterized protein — translation PTARTYSNVGFASSALPVIESTPRITPTEDGNHHPLPIPQEMLERVRSTIHEKPTLHPTHNHHPNTLKFASNNNSTTPRKTVPLPDVLIDNHYAQNDSKDSALPDKLKATTVIPFPKVVTVGPPVEMVDRATSPVVAHSCSGFTSRNRVQSHTCVIL, via the coding sequence CCTACAGCCCGGACGTACTCCAACGTGGGCTTCGCCTCGTCAGCGCTACCCGTCATCGAGAGCACCCCCAGGATCACCCCGACGGAGGACGGGAACCACCACCCGCTGCCAATCCCTCAGGAGATGCTGGAGAGGGTTCGCAGCACCATACACGAGAAGCCTacactccaccccacacacaaccaccacccaaacACACTCAAATTCGCCTCGAACAATAATTCAACAACCCCGAGGAAGACAGTGCCCCTGCCGGATGTCCTCATCGACAACCACTACGCGCAGAACGACAGCAAGGACAGTGCATTACCAGATAAGTTGAAGGCGACGACGGTGATTCCCTTCCCAAAGGTAGTGACTGTTGGGCCGCCAGTGGAGATGGTCGACCGGGCGACGTCCCCAGTTGTGGCCCACAGCTGTTCGGGCTTCACCAGCAGGAACCGTGTACAGAGCCACACATGTGTAATCCTTTAA